A region of Myxococcus stipitatus DSM 14675 DNA encodes the following proteins:
- a CDS encoding catalase: MKTRSLLLATVLLSGPALAANPPPLTTDTGSAVGTNQNSKTAGAHGGVLLEDFHLIEKLARFDRERIPERVVHARGTGAYGVFESYGNLSHLTRASIFASKGKKTPMFVRFSTVIHPAGSPEAMRDPRGFALKFYTDEGNWDLVGNHLPIFFIRDAIKFPDMVHSLKPSPYSNKQDPNRFFDFFSHLPESTHMLTQVYSDLGVPANYRQMDGHGVHAFKFVNAKGEYRYVKFKWASQQGVKNLTAEEAARTTGEDHQHATTDLYASIGAGKFPAWEMSVQVLDPKDLDAFTFNPLDPTKVWPEDKVPSIKVGRFVLNKMPDNFFEETEQAAFSPGVQPPGIEPSEDRLLQGRLFSYADTQRYRVGVNYQSLPINRARTSVSNNNQAGGMNSGNTKSTVNYEPSITRETQDAAPYLLSRAPLTGTTQQQPIEKTDNFTQAGAFYTALDPAARDRLVKNLAADLNQVRDARVKARMVGHFYVAHTEYGTKLAHAVGVKVDDARAAVATLASR; the protein is encoded by the coding sequence ATGAAGACGCGTTCACTGTTGCTGGCGACGGTGCTGTTGAGTGGTCCGGCCCTCGCCGCCAATCCCCCACCCCTCACCACGGACACGGGTTCGGCGGTGGGGACCAACCAGAACTCCAAGACGGCGGGCGCTCATGGCGGCGTCCTGCTGGAGGACTTCCACCTCATCGAGAAGCTGGCGCGGTTTGATCGCGAGCGCATCCCGGAGCGCGTCGTCCATGCCCGAGGCACCGGGGCGTACGGCGTCTTCGAGAGCTACGGCAACCTCTCCCACCTGACGCGCGCGTCGATCTTCGCCAGCAAGGGCAAGAAGACGCCCATGTTCGTGCGCTTCTCCACCGTCATCCATCCGGCCGGTTCGCCGGAGGCGATGAGAGACCCTCGCGGCTTCGCGCTCAAGTTCTACACGGACGAGGGCAACTGGGACCTGGTGGGCAACCACCTGCCCATCTTCTTCATCCGCGACGCCATCAAGTTCCCGGACATGGTGCACTCGCTGAAGCCGTCGCCCTACAGCAACAAGCAGGACCCGAACCGCTTCTTCGACTTCTTCTCCCATCTCCCCGAGTCCACGCACATGCTCACGCAGGTGTACTCGGACCTGGGCGTGCCGGCGAACTACCGCCAGATGGATGGGCACGGTGTCCACGCGTTCAAGTTCGTCAACGCGAAGGGCGAGTACCGCTACGTGAAGTTCAAGTGGGCCTCCCAGCAGGGCGTCAAGAACCTCACCGCCGAGGAGGCCGCGCGCACGACGGGCGAGGATCATCAGCACGCCACCACGGACCTGTACGCCTCCATCGGCGCGGGCAAGTTCCCCGCGTGGGAGATGTCGGTTCAGGTGCTGGACCCGAAGGACCTGGACGCCTTCACCTTCAACCCGCTGGACCCGACGAAGGTGTGGCCCGAGGACAAGGTTCCCTCCATCAAGGTGGGCCGGTTCGTCCTCAACAAGATGCCGGACAACTTCTTCGAGGAGACCGAGCAGGCCGCGTTCTCCCCCGGCGTGCAGCCCCCCGGCATCGAGCCCTCCGAGGACCGCCTCCTCCAAGGCCGGCTCTTCTCCTACGCGGACACGCAGCGCTATCGCGTGGGGGTCAACTACCAGTCCTTGCCCATCAACCGCGCCCGCACCTCGGTGAGCAACAACAACCAGGCGGGCGGGATGAACTCCGGCAACACGAAGTCGACGGTGAACTACGAGCCGAGCATCACCCGCGAGACGCAGGACGCGGCTCCGTATCTGCTCTCGCGCGCGCCGCTCACCGGCACCACGCAGCAGCAGCCCATCGAGAAGACCGACAACTTCACGCAGGCCGGCGCCTTCTACACGGCGCTGGACCCGGCCGCGCGAGACCGCCTGGTGAAGAACCTGGCGGCCGACCTGAATCAGGTCCGTGATGCCCGCGTGAAGGCGCGCATGGTCGGCCACTTCTACGTCGCCCACACGGAGTACGGCACGAAGCTCGCTCACGCGGTGGGCGTGAAGGTCGACGACGCCCGCGCCGCGGTGGCCACGCTCGCCTCGCGCTGA
- a CDS encoding ankyrin repeat domain-containing protein: MFRKLMWGALGLLVLVFAVLTTAWWSLRAEPAPQGRLLATSEAERYLLAAAREGDSEVVSGLLEAGTPVEARDARGFSPLILAAYHGHLDTVRVLLSAGADACAGDPRGNTALMGAAFKGHGDIVTLLNQQPCAVDQTNSLGQTALMFASLFGRQEVVDQLREKGASPDARDDSGRSAQDWARTQHAPQAPVAPAPSGETSTAAH, translated from the coding sequence ATGTTTCGCAAGCTGATGTGGGGTGCGCTGGGCCTGCTGGTGCTCGTGTTCGCGGTGCTGACCACCGCGTGGTGGTCTCTTCGAGCGGAGCCCGCGCCCCAGGGCCGCCTGCTGGCCACCAGCGAAGCGGAGCGGTATCTGCTCGCCGCGGCTCGAGAGGGTGACTCGGAGGTCGTCTCTGGCTTGCTCGAGGCCGGCACGCCCGTGGAGGCGCGTGATGCACGGGGCTTCTCGCCCCTCATCCTCGCGGCGTACCACGGGCACCTGGACACGGTGCGCGTGCTGCTCTCCGCCGGCGCGGATGCCTGCGCGGGCGACCCGCGGGGCAACACCGCGCTGATGGGCGCGGCCTTCAAGGGACATGGCGACATCGTCACGCTGCTCAATCAGCAGCCCTGCGCTGTGGACCAGACCAACAGCCTGGGGCAGACGGCCCTGATGTTCGCGTCCCTCTTCGGGCGGCAAGAGGTCGTCGACCAGCTCCGCGAGAAGGGAGCCTCCCCCGACGCACGGGATGACAGCGGCCGCAGCGCCCAGGACTGGGCCCGGACGCAGCACGCGCCCCAAGCCCCGGTCGCCCCTGCGCCCTCGGGCGAGACCTCCACGGCGGCTCACTAG
- a CDS encoding L-erythro-3,5-diaminohexanoate dehydrogenase, with protein sequence MSNDLYGLSRVVGEKGVLPQRARKLDPSLPCRDTEMLIDVESLNIDAASFKQIKGEVGGDPARIGERIQEIVRERGKMQNPVTGSGGMLIGRVKEIGAKHPAREQLQVGDRIATLVSLTLTPLVIEEVKAVHVDIDRVDIRGHALLFSSGIYAKLPSDIPDTLALAALDVCGAPALVARYVKPGMTVAVLGAGKSGALCLAQARRNLESRGKLIALDVSQPALDVLSSMGLCDVALKVDATQGVDVMEAVSQATQGQLCDLVVNCASVGNTEMATILSVKDGGTAIFFSMATSFTTAALGAEGVGKDVTMLVGNGFVPGHASLTLALLRTEPALLQLFATRYV encoded by the coding sequence ATGAGCAACGACCTCTACGGGCTGTCCCGCGTCGTCGGCGAGAAGGGCGTGCTGCCGCAGCGCGCTCGGAAGCTGGACCCCTCGCTGCCGTGCCGTGACACGGAGATGCTCATCGATGTGGAGAGCCTCAACATCGACGCCGCTTCCTTCAAGCAGATCAAGGGCGAGGTGGGGGGCGACCCGGCGCGCATCGGCGAGCGCATCCAGGAGATCGTCCGCGAGCGGGGCAAGATGCAGAACCCCGTCACCGGCTCGGGAGGCATGCTGATTGGCCGGGTGAAGGAGATTGGCGCGAAGCACCCGGCGCGCGAGCAGCTCCAGGTGGGCGACCGCATCGCCACGCTGGTGAGCCTGACGCTGACGCCCCTGGTGATTGAAGAGGTGAAGGCCGTCCACGTGGACATCGACCGCGTCGACATCCGAGGCCACGCGCTGCTCTTCTCCAGCGGCATCTACGCGAAGCTGCCGTCGGACATCCCGGACACGCTGGCGCTGGCGGCGCTCGACGTCTGTGGTGCTCCCGCGCTGGTGGCGCGCTACGTGAAGCCTGGGATGACGGTGGCGGTGCTGGGCGCGGGCAAGAGTGGGGCGCTGTGTCTGGCGCAGGCTCGGCGCAACCTGGAGAGCCGGGGCAAGCTCATCGCGCTGGATGTGTCCCAGCCCGCGTTGGACGTGCTGTCGTCCATGGGCCTGTGTGACGTGGCGCTGAAGGTGGATGCCACGCAGGGCGTGGACGTGATGGAGGCGGTGAGCCAGGCCACCCAGGGACAGCTCTGCGACCTGGTGGTGAACTGCGCCAGCGTGGGCAACACGGAGATGGCGACCATCCTCTCGGTGAAGGACGGAGGAACGGCCATCTTCTTCTCCATGGCGACCAGCTTCACCACGGCGGCGCTCGGCGCCGAGGGCGTGGGCAAGGACGTCACCATGCTGGTGGGCAATGGCTTCGTGCCCGGCCATGCGTCGCTGACGTTGGCGCTGCTGCGCACCGAGCCCGCGCTCCTCCAGCTCTTCGCCACGCGGTACGTCTGA
- a CDS encoding alpha/beta hydrolase — MKGLLETREVHSPSLESNPLGDPARRRLTVYLPPGHGEGDRRYPAVYFLHAFGSSGGSWTNASGFAPTVPERLDALIESGAVPPVVGVFPDGWTSLGGSQWINSDAIGRYRDYLAKDVVGFVDRHFRTLPKAASRAVLGHSSGGYGALVMGRYHPEIFSHLGAHSADAYFEYCYLPDLPKAAGSLLKSGGIETWQSEFRQRVRETKMRGDDFPVVNTLAMAAAYSPKKGEPLNLELPFDAQTGRLKVDVWNRWLVHDPVRFVPKFLDAYRKLKTLFIDCGTRDEFNIRWGTRMLAEDLKSSGVELVHEEFEDGHSGVSYRFARSLSVLLPRLSLE, encoded by the coding sequence ATGAAGGGATTGCTGGAGACGCGCGAGGTGCATTCCCCCTCGCTGGAGTCCAATCCGCTGGGCGACCCGGCGCGGCGCCGTCTCACCGTGTACCTGCCGCCGGGCCATGGCGAGGGAGACCGGCGCTATCCGGCCGTGTACTTCCTGCATGCGTTCGGCAGCAGCGGGGGCTCGTGGACGAACGCGTCGGGCTTCGCGCCCACGGTGCCGGAACGGCTGGACGCGCTCATCGAGTCCGGCGCGGTGCCCCCGGTGGTGGGGGTGTTCCCCGACGGGTGGACGTCGCTGGGCGGCAGCCAGTGGATCAACAGCGACGCCATCGGCCGCTACCGGGACTACCTGGCCAAGGACGTGGTGGGCTTCGTGGACCGCCACTTCCGCACGCTGCCCAAGGCGGCGTCGCGGGCCGTGCTGGGACACAGCTCGGGCGGGTACGGCGCGCTGGTGATGGGGCGCTACCACCCGGAGATCTTCTCTCACCTGGGCGCGCACTCGGCGGACGCGTATTTCGAGTACTGCTACCTGCCGGACCTGCCGAAGGCGGCGGGCTCGCTGCTGAAGTCCGGTGGCATCGAGACCTGGCAGTCCGAGTTCCGTCAGCGCGTGCGCGAGACGAAGATGCGCGGCGACGACTTTCCGGTGGTGAACACGCTGGCGATGGCGGCGGCGTACTCACCCAAGAAGGGTGAGCCGCTGAACCTGGAGCTGCCCTTCGACGCGCAGACGGGGCGGCTGAAGGTGGACGTGTGGAACCGCTGGCTGGTCCACGACCCGGTGCGCTTCGTCCCGAAGTTCCTGGACGCCTACCGGAAGCTCAAGACCCTCTTCATCGACTGTGGCACGCGCGACGAGTTCAACATCCGCTGGGGCACCCGCATGCTGGCGGAGGACCTGAAGAGCTCGGGCGTGGAGCTGGTGCACGAGGAGTTCGAGGACGGCCACTCGGGCGTGTCCTATCGCTTCGCCCGCTCGCTGTCGGTGCTCCTGCCGAGGCTCTCGCTGGAGTAG
- a CDS encoding uracil-DNA glycosylase, with protein sequence MNDDTPEASQELSAVLEDVRRHLLWQEEAAGRVLLMDAKAAAELQRSAPSLRARLARATGMGESSAPARPAASASASGAMPERGPVSPPGPEPKAPLPPRPAIPASAPAMASPRPLAAMETPRQGAAAPVAHPEAAAPRPPLAARAPAARPVGPASTGTLLEVPRASPAVVGGERPTLDQVRRELGDCQRCKLCSGRKNIVFGTGNPRAELVFVGEGPGEQEDLQGVPFVGAAGALLTKMIEAMGFGRDDVYICNVVKCRPPGNRNPEPDEIAACEPFLRAQLAAIQPRVVVALGKFAAQTLLRDSTPITRMRGQWRVYEGIQLMPTFHPAYLLRNPAEKRNAWADLQAVMKVFGKNPGSRT encoded by the coding sequence GTGAACGACGACACGCCCGAGGCCTCGCAGGAACTGAGCGCCGTGCTGGAGGATGTCCGCCGCCACCTGCTCTGGCAGGAGGAGGCGGCTGGCCGGGTGCTGCTGATGGACGCCAAGGCCGCGGCCGAGCTGCAGCGTTCCGCGCCGTCACTCCGAGCGCGCCTGGCGCGGGCCACGGGAATGGGAGAGTCCTCGGCGCCCGCGCGGCCTGCCGCTTCCGCCTCAGCCTCGGGAGCGATGCCTGAGCGAGGGCCTGTGTCCCCGCCGGGTCCCGAGCCGAAGGCTCCGCTGCCCCCGCGTCCCGCCATCCCGGCCTCGGCGCCCGCGATGGCCTCGCCGCGTCCTCTCGCCGCGATGGAGACCCCGCGCCAGGGGGCGGCGGCCCCCGTGGCGCATCCCGAGGCCGCAGCGCCTCGCCCGCCGCTTGCTGCGCGCGCACCCGCTGCCCGACCCGTGGGGCCCGCGTCGACGGGGACGCTCCTGGAGGTGCCTCGCGCCTCGCCAGCGGTGGTGGGGGGGGAGCGGCCGACGTTGGACCAGGTCCGCCGCGAGCTGGGCGACTGCCAGCGCTGCAAGCTGTGCTCGGGTCGCAAGAACATCGTGTTCGGGACGGGCAACCCGCGCGCGGAGTTGGTGTTCGTGGGCGAGGGGCCGGGCGAACAAGAGGATTTGCAGGGCGTGCCCTTCGTCGGCGCGGCGGGTGCGCTGCTGACGAAGATGATTGAAGCGATGGGCTTCGGTCGCGACGACGTCTACATCTGCAACGTGGTGAAGTGCAGGCCCCCGGGCAACCGCAACCCGGAGCCGGATGAAATCGCCGCGTGCGAGCCGTTCCTCCGCGCGCAGCTGGCGGCCATCCAGCCTCGTGTCGTCGTGGCGCTGGGCAAGTTCGCGGCGCAGACGCTGCTGCGCGACTCGACGCCCATCACGCGCATGCGAGGCCAGTGGCGCGTCTACGAGGGCATCCAGCTCATGCCTACCTTCCACCCCGCGTACCTGCTCCGCAATCCCGCGGAGAAGCGCAACGCGTGGGCGGACCTGCAAGCGGTGATGAAGGTTTTCGGAAAGAACCCGGGCTCGCGTACCTAG
- the coaBC gene encoding bifunctional phosphopantothenoylcysteine decarboxylase/phosphopantothenate--cysteine ligase CoaBC has translation MDASALKGRRIVVGVGGGIAAYKACELVRELQRAGAEVRVAMTEGARQFVTPLTFQALSGHPVLTDYFDPSQEGNFGHLDLARWAHAFVIAPATADLLARLRAGMANDAVTTSLLAFRGPVVLAPAMNVAMWDNAMTQENVAALLSHSRFSMVGPGAGLLACGDVGEGRLADVPAIAAAVAARFSPGPLAGKRVLLTAGPTREFLDPVRFISNPSTGKMGMALAQAARELGASVTVVLGPVGSVDRSGLEVVDVVTAEEMAREVLGRVAEADVFIATAAVSDWRPELRAAQKVKKGSVDGPETLRLVRTPDVLAEASRKVSGQTRRPVLVGFAAETERVLEHAREKLERKGLDVIVANDVTAPGAGFGTDTNRVTVLTRTGAPRELQGSKDAVARGILELLPVERRPSAG, from the coding sequence GGGAGCCGAGGTGCGCGTGGCCATGACGGAGGGCGCTCGGCAGTTCGTCACGCCGCTCACCTTCCAGGCGCTCAGCGGGCACCCCGTGCTCACCGACTATTTCGACCCCTCGCAAGAGGGGAACTTCGGGCACCTGGACCTGGCGCGCTGGGCGCATGCCTTCGTCATCGCCCCCGCCACGGCGGACCTGCTGGCGCGGCTGCGCGCGGGCATGGCCAATGACGCGGTGACGACCTCGCTCCTCGCCTTCCGAGGGCCCGTGGTCCTGGCCCCGGCGATGAACGTGGCCATGTGGGACAACGCGATGACGCAGGAGAATGTAGCGGCGTTGCTGTCGCACTCGCGTTTCAGCATGGTGGGGCCCGGGGCGGGGCTCCTGGCCTGTGGTGACGTGGGCGAGGGACGCCTGGCGGATGTGCCCGCCATCGCCGCGGCCGTCGCGGCCCGGTTCTCGCCCGGTCCCTTGGCGGGCAAGCGGGTGTTGCTGACGGCGGGGCCCACGCGCGAGTTCCTGGACCCGGTGCGCTTCATCTCCAATCCGTCCACCGGGAAGATGGGAATGGCGCTGGCGCAGGCGGCTCGGGAGCTGGGGGCGTCGGTGACGGTGGTGTTGGGGCCGGTGGGGAGCGTGGACCGCTCGGGCCTGGAGGTGGTGGACGTCGTCACCGCCGAGGAGATGGCGCGCGAGGTGCTGGGGCGCGTGGCGGAGGCCGACGTGTTCATCGCCACCGCCGCGGTGAGCGACTGGCGGCCGGAGCTTCGCGCGGCGCAGAAGGTGAAGAAGGGCAGCGTGGACGGGCCGGAGACCTTGCGCCTGGTGCGCACGCCGGATGTGCTGGCGGAGGCCTCGCGGAAGGTCTCGGGGCAGACTCGTCGTCCGGTGCTGGTGGGCTTCGCCGCCGAGACGGAGCGGGTGCTGGAGCACGCGCGCGAGAAGCTGGAGCGCAAGGGGCTGGACGTGATCGTCGCCAATGACGTGACGGCGCCGGGCGCGGGCTTTGGCACGGATACCAATCGGGTGACGGTGTTGACGCGGACGGGTGCGCCTCGGGAGCTTCAGGGGAGCAAGGACGCCGTGGCTCGGGGCATCCTCGAGCTGCTCCCGGTGGAGCGGCGTCCTTCGGCGGGGTGA